A genome region from Gossypium hirsutum isolate 1008001.06 chromosome A04, Gossypium_hirsutum_v2.1, whole genome shotgun sequence includes the following:
- the LOC107888084 gene encoding dehydrodolichyl diphosphate synthase 6, protein MDGNRRYAKRKLLEEGAGHDAGAMALLKLIIYCYELGVKYITAYAFSIDNFRRKPSEVQKIMDLLKECMTVLAKIAKHHPIKVNFAGNLELLNAELRDEACKLMGATAEYSKFVVTICVCYCCTDDIVHSVEESCREKCYYHSYIGDSHDDDKDDDDKDDERHMINLVDIEKNMYMAVTPDPDILIRTSDKHRLSNFLQWQTCHSLLASFSTDWPEIGVWHLVKVVIDFQQNYDYFVRKRLHQL, encoded by the coding sequence ATGGACGGAAATCGAAGATACGCCAAAAGAAAACTATTAGAAGAAGGGGCTGGCCACGATGCGGGCGCTATGGCACTGTTGAAATTGATCATTTATTGCTATGAACTCGGAGTGAAATACATTACCGCTTATGCTTTTTCCATCGATAATTTTCGAAGAAAGCCAAGTGAAGTGCAAAAAATAATGGATTTGTTGAAGGAATGTATGACGGTGTTGGCCAAGATTGCGAAGCATCATCCGATCAAAGTTAATTTCGCTGGAAACCTCGAGCTTTTGAATGCAGAACTTAGGGATGAAGCTTGTAAACTCATGGGAGCAACCGCCGAGTATTCCAAATTCGTTGTCACGATTTGTGTATGCTATTGTTGCACTGACGATATCGTTCATTCCGTCGAAGAATCTTGCCGAGAAAAATGCTATTATCATAGTTATATTGGAGATAGTCATGATGACGATAAAGACGATGATGACAAAGATGATGAGAGGCATATGATAAATTTGGTAGAcattgaaaaaaatatgtatatggcaGTTACACCAGATCCCGACATTTTGATACGCACCAGCGACAAACATCGACTAAGCAATTTCCTTCAATGGCAAACTTGTCATTCCCTTTTGGCATCATTCTCTACAGATTGGCCGGAGATTGGTGTATGGCATTTGGTGAAAGTGGTTATAGATTTTCAACAAAACTACGATTATTTCGTTAGAAAAAGGTTGCaccaattataa
- the LOC107886572 gene encoding vacuolar iron transporter homolog 2.1: MFSFKGVCPPQAFQSHRLLELFVYSCFLFIMAASQTLQLSSLNNVEILPIQVIGIEENKIQEPAVDEFDYSQRGQWLRAAVLGANDGLVSVASLMMGVASVKNDIKAVMVAGFAGLVAGACSMAIGEFVSVCTQRDVEISQMKRENRERSLESDENDEKLPNPGQAAVASALAFAVGAVLPLLAAAFIKQPKVRMAVVFVVASVALVAFGVVGALLGGTPVVKSSARVLVGGWMAMGTTFGLTKLIGIDHGMQI, from the coding sequence ATGTTCTCCTTTAAGGGCGTGTGTCCTCCACAAGCCTTCCAATCTCATAGATTATTAGAATTATTTGTATATTCTTGTTTTTTGTTCATCATGGCTGCTTCTCAAACTCTTCAACTTTCATCGCTTAACAACGTTGAGATATTACCCATACAAGTCATTGGCATCGAAGAAAACAAGATTCAAGAGCCTGCTGTTGATGAATTCGATTACTCTCAAAGAGGACAATGGCTTCGAGCTGCTGTTTTGGGAGCTAACGATGGACTGGTTTCCGTTGCGTCACTAATGATGGGTGTCGCCTCAGTTAAAAATGACATCAAAGCTGTGATGGTTGCCGGTTTTGCAGGATTGGTTGCCGGTGCTTGTAGCATGGCCATTGGAGAGTTCGTATCTGTATGCACCCAAAGGGATGTAGAGATATCTCAAATGAAAAGAGAGAATCGAGAAAGATCATTAGAGagtgatgaaaatgatgaaaaactGCCGAATCCTGGACAGGCTGCTGTGGCATCGGCTTTGGCTTTTGCAGTTGGTGCGGTGCTTCCCCTATTGGCTGCTGCTTTTATAAAGCAACCTAAGGTGAGGATGGCGGTGGTTTTTGTGGTGGCTAGTGTGGCTTTGGTTGCTTTTGGAGTGGTGGGTGCTTTGCTTGGAGGAACTCCGGTGGTGAAATCTAGTGCTAGGGTGCTTGTTGGTGGATGGATGGCGATGGGTACTACCTTTGGGCTCACCAAGTTGATTGGAATCGATCATGGGATGcaaatttga